The stretch of DNA tatttatttatttattttaagtcgTGGAgtacataattattatataatttttaaaaataaaaaataaaatatctaaataaaaaaattaattttttaatagtaaatcctactttttttaaaaataattttgtggtGCTTGCACGCTTCACGGctatacataaaattattcttttttaaaaaagagtgcgTAACACTTACACactctataactgtaaatataatttttcatattttcctaTTCCGTTATCCCACTTGTATATTATGATCCAACTAGATACATCAAATCACTATTAGATCGTTGAGGATTAATTTTCTTACTCCATCAATATGTGATTCATGGAAATTAATATTCTAAGACATCTCTAAAACCTTGATCTATGCATCATTTTGATGTCGAGATCTTAAGATaggatgaaatgaaaaatctataaataataataaaataatttaagttaaaatgttttataaaattttaaaaaggatACTGCTGCTTAGTCCCATGAGTTTGCATTCTCAAacgagaaaatatacttacaaccgtgaattgcgtaaccgccgcgtaatcgctttgaaaaaaatgaataaaacatgggacccacatgaaaaaaattaattttttaatagtggaccccactctttttcaaagtgattacgcggcggttacgcacttcacggttgtgtGTAGAATTACTCTTCTCAAACTTACCACTAATGcaattatactttttttctttttatttcaaacatttttttaaaaataaaaaaatatatcactttactaataatcaattccttaacaattaagaaaaaaataaaataaaatacccgAGTTTTATCTTTGAAGAAACAAATTCATGGACCATatatcattttccctttttgtaGACGAGGCTTTCCcccttttttgttgttttatataACGTATTCTCATCATCAGTTCAGTGCATTATAATTGTAGGGTGTCTTGTATCATTAGATACCTtacaaaattgtcattttttttttttatatatatgtttcatcATGAAATTAGAGCAAACAACCATTGAAAAATACACATAATCACCAAAAGAAAATGACTTGTCGCTATCTTGGAATGCataatgtttttaaacttaCATCGACATAAAAGCCACTTTGAGTGCATTATCCGAGTCCCTTTTAGGACCCTTTTAAGGGCACATCGCCAACTACACGACCTTGAGAGAAATATAAAGTGACCAAGAAAAGCCATTTTGAGTGCATAATGTCCACATGGCTGTCGCAAAGAGTTATGAGCTTTGACAAATCACATTTCAAGCCTCAATTTGATTTAGTTGTTTGctcaaaaataattaagaaaacgTCGATCAAAATTGAAAGTTTCAGCAAAGGACAGACAAACTTCAAACATCCCTTCTGAAGTACACACTCCACAACTGAACTGGCAAGTGATTGATCAATTTTCCCCCTTTGAAAGGCCGGCCTCGAAGGAGGCCTCGAAAATTTGAggtttcaaaactcaataaccTTGCTGAGAAAAGGTGACAATAGCGCTTAGTAGCCTTTGTTTCCACGAATCCTAGCTCTCATATCAACCTGGTAAAAAACGAATACATATATAGTGCGTTAATAAACATGCATGACTGATttcatattacaaaaataaaggtAATTACCTAATAAATTACTGATAGTATCAATGGACATAATGAAAGTCAACTACAGATTTATtcgagtaatactacatacagtcgtggagtgcgcaagtgCCGTTCAaccgttttgaaaaaaagtaggattcactattatttattttttatttttatgtgggttccgtatttactcacttttttcaaatcgatTGTGCGGCGATCACACACtccacgactgcaactatcatttctcctcctttaaatgacaaatgatactaaACAGGTGTGCCGCCCGAACAGAAAAACCATGGTCAATATGGAAGGGGGGGCGCGGGGAATCAAAATGAAAGAGGACAATTTCTATACTTGAGAGCAAACTGTGagctgttttaaaatatataactggaaaaataaaaatgcctTTCAAGGTTGCAACGTGATAAAGATCAATTGCTCAGAAACAATAACTCCTTCCCCAATTCTAATGACCAATACAATAGGTGCTAACccatttataaaatgatttaagtaTGCACCTACTAAAAtgtattctcatattttattcgcTTCGTAGTGGGATTAAAAGAACAATTTGAAAAaccccagagagagagagagagaggaaagaaaaggTTGGGAAAAATGAGGGGGAGGGGGTGTTACACATTTACCAATCAAAAGACAACGGAAAGAAAAGGTAGGTACGTAAAAAGAGAAACAACTAcaaaaattggaaaataaatatgaagaatgaagagcgagagagagagaggaaaaaaaacatgcCTGGCCCCTCTTGCAATTGAAATATGTTTCCCTAAGTCCCACACACTCACTTGCTATCGATGGGCTCTTCTCTCCAGCACATTCCCTATATGATCGCTTTTCAACCTATAGTCAATGCACATATCAGATCAAACAATTTATATACATATTCCATGTACTTCATGAACATTCTCAAATCCTCATTAGAAGAATTCGGGCATGAAATTAAAGACCTTAACGCAATCTGATTCACTCAGGCACTTCACCAGTTCCATTGCTAGGCCTTTGCAAGATTTGGACATTTTGCCCTCCTATCACACCAATGACTTCTCCAGAAGTAGTTTTAAGCCCCTCTTTTACGGCTTCAGCAAAAGATTCAAACCGAGCTCACTGGTTTCACACAAGACAATACAAATTGATCAAGATAATCGAAATCGATCAaactcaagaatttggaattgGAAAAGCCTAAGGCCATTCAACCAACCACCTAGGCAAAACCTGCAATCATTGATATCCCAACATTGATAAATATGGAATCAGGATTGTTGTATCATGTATAAACATGTTATGAAGTATGACAAGAGCATCTGTTGCAATCCAAAATTTAACTTCCCCTCATGAAAATAGAATTGAAACTCATGCACCACTGAATGCATCATCCAAATGCCAATGCTAAACTTTGGTCAAAAAAGTATTCCAAAATTTTAACTACCAAATCATAAAAATCTGAGTTCCTCTTTAGACAGGATGTGGTGTTAATAGAACACCCTCCAATAAGAGGTTTATATGTCACCCTCCCTTTACGCTACAGACCGCAAAGCAGCAGGTCAAGTCTATGTTTCTGTCAGATCCCCCATTTTCGTCCCTCTTTCAGCCTCCAAACCTCCCATTTCTGTTCCCTCCATCGCCCTCTCACCCATTTTTGCCAAAATCTCCCTCTGTTGTGAAGCATTGCTGCAACTCAATTTGGATTCGGTCTCTAAGAGGTGGCTGGTATGTCTCTCTCCATTTGGTCTCTCTCATTCTCACTCCGCCTTGAGCTAGTCTCTCGTTCTCACCACACCAGAAACTCATTGACAAAGAGAAATCATGGAACTGCACCATCACCAAGCCATTTAAGGACAAaatgcggaaaaaaaaaatgcaaggcaGCTCAGGTAGTTTACTTCTTGGTCTTCATTGGATCCCAAATGCAAAGTGAGACtagcctcgtttggttacgcaattcagatgagatgagatgagatgagatgagatgttttgttaaaagttgaataaaatattgttataatataaatttttaatattatttttgttttgagatttgaaaaagttgaattgtttattatattttgtgtgggagtttgagaaaattataatgattatatgagatgaaatggtttggttttgtgtaaccaaaccagcccttaATTCTTGGACTAGAAGGTTTCCCAAGGTTTATTCTTGACGCAGGTCAAGAAATTGACTTGGGGTCACCTAAGCCATTATATTGTACAACTCCACGGGCCTTATGTCTAGGTTTGCAATATGGGGTCACCCAAAGCAAGTTGGATGAAGATTGTTCCGGGTTTCCTCAAAAGATTGTGCTAGGACTTGGCATAGGTCTTATGTCTAGTTTTGCGGGGACACAATCTCTGAGGTAGAAATGGGAGACCGAAAGAAATCGACAGAGATGCGAGGGAAACGGAATGGGGCAAAAATGGTTTAGGTTGTGTGAAACATAGACATGCTTTGCTGCTTCTCAGTTCACAGTAAAAATAATGGGAGTCAGCCTCATATTGTGTGAAAACCCTAACTACACCACATCTGCTGCCCAGGTTTTCTTTGATAAGATACGGTGCAAGTGCCTCACACAGCATCAACAatcttacctataaaaaaatatacattaaagAACCTATTAGGCTcataccgagagagagagagagagagagagagagagagagagagaaacacacAAAAAGGAGCAAATCTCCAAAAAATGCTTataaagagagaagaaatctgTAAAAAACTTATCAACATTGAGGTATGATGTGAAGACTAAATATCATGCATATGACCCATaaattcattcatcaaattgcAAGCAACACAATATCATTGCAAGACTAAGTAGCATGAAAATTTGGTATAATcattaacattaaaataaaataaaataaaataaagggcaatggactttgagagagagagagcaagagagtgAAGAGGGAGAAGGGAGGGAAGGTAGGAGGTAGGAAGCTATAGCTCATGGCTGATTGAAATGACATCATTAACAAATTAGTCTTCATTCAGGCATTTTTCCGAACATTTAGAACACATAACAAAACCCTTTTTAACCACAATATGCACTTATAAACACAATTAAATTTCACATTCCGAACATGAAATGGCATCATACTTTGTAAATTCACTTGAATACGGTCCAGTTCACCCAAGAATAAATTAGAAAAGAGAACCAATGAATattcttttcataaaattatcgGAGGTTATTTCAAGGAAGCAAACATGATATAACACAAAATAGAGAACAAAACTTTAAAGCGGGAGCTGTAGCAATGATTTGCCAATCCAAGATTATTACGAGAAGTATGATCATCACCAAGAGTTTTGTGGGGATGGGGCACGTTTAATAGTCTACATGAGGTTGATAGGAAATGAAAACCGCATCAGAGTTCAAAAGCCCTTCCCTCCGTATCTTCAGTTAATTTTGGACAGATATTCTTTTCTCGTCTTTTGTAGATTCATTGAGTTCTTGTTCTCCCTCATTTCCTTAATTCGGTACTATTCTTAGTAACTCCAGATGTAAGTGGATTGCACCCCTAGAACTCTTAAATAAACTTCggtattattaattatcaaaaaagaacTCCCCAGACCACGCATGTAAAACAATGATAGAAACCAAAACTCGCAAGATAAATACGCTGATAATAAacaaagaggaaaaacaaagaaactttTAAAAAACCCTGGAGAACTCACCACCTAACCCATCAGTAGGGCAAAGAACTGAAATGTGAATCTCAATATCAAAGAAGGGGGAACTTATTGCAACTGATTGATATGATCATTAATTCTGAACAACCTATGCTACAAAGACAAATTTAATTTGCAATTTTTCATGTTCTCAGAAATAGAAGAACATAAAAGAAACACACCCAGACCTAAATAATGCAATCGTTTCCTAATCCCCAAGGAAATCCGCAATCCTCCACCGAAACCGACGCGAAACTTAATTTGAAGCAAAACACGTAAAAATCCGCTTCTTTGAGAACAGAACGGGTACTAATTTCTGAAATcgagaaaaatcaaaatcaagagtGATTAAAGGGGATTTGTCTTTACTTTCAgaatgaaaaatgagagaaggaagagaaacataatcaaataacTTTAAGAACAAATAGGACTAAGGAGTGAAGAAGAGGGAAAGGGCGCCCACCTGGTTAGGCGGTGAGGGCGGTGCTGCTGCGTCTTGGCTGCTTGATCTTGCCAACGCTGCTGCTGTTTGATTATGGCGTTGAGGCCCCTTTTTTTCGAAGGGGGGGTTTTGCTTTATGGGCGTCCTGCAATTTTCGGAGTGACTGTTGATGGCGGACCGAAGCTCTGTTTTTGTACTGGTAGATCTTGTTTgtagtttctttttttaaaaaaaaaaactgtgacaaaaataaaattaaggccccgtttggataaaGAGATagtctcatcttatctcatcttatcttttctcatttcatcttaacatccCAACATTACTCAACCAGAACATAGTACTCATAATAAACATTGTTTGGAAAGGAGAAGTTTtcgctctttataaggttccatcGGGGCATTGCAGTGGCATTTCAACCAGAAAATAGTActaataaacataattttttaagcaGTTGTTAggtttcaaacaaaacattgGAGGGAGAAAGTTTTAGAAATATTACAAACACACTCATATAATTCTGATTAATAATTATAACACTAGACTGTAGATCAAAAGCTCCTCATTACTCCTCATTGCCTATAATAATTATGACTTCTCATCTTTGAAGGTTCACCGAATGCTAATCCAACATCCTCCATGAATCCCTCCCCAATTTGACAACTATAGTCCTTTGGTACTACAATGATTCAATTGCAAGAAACAATTTATGGAAAGCTCAGAGTCAATGATAAATATCCCTTTTCATAGACCCCTAAAACGAATTAATCCATTGATAGTAATTTGAGGCAAGCCTCAAGCATGCCACAATTTGAGCTTTTTTTTATGGGCAATCAAGATGTTTTATTCATAAGATAATAGGTGCAGCCCAAGTGCAAAGGACGTCTACATAATTCAACATAAAATTGTGTTGCATATTTAGGTTCAATTATATCTACCAAAAGAAACAAGGTGTATAACACagtgatataatttttattataggTTATAACACAATGACAGAATATTGGTGAAAAATAATAGGCATCAATTAGAGAACGACATACTTAAAACCGAATTGACAATAAATGAGCTCTGTGGAGAGTGCTAGTTCAGAGTAACATGAGTAGCTGTGTCTTTTATAGCATACTCCATCAAAATAACTTGTTGCCAACCTATTccaaaaaaagtatataaaaaagacGGAAACGAATGTCTATTACCAACTCATGACGCTTAAAACGATAGAAATCAAAACTCGCGAGACAAAAATACcgaaaaatatagaaagaatgaaagaaCAAGAAACGTTTGAAAACCATCGAGAACTTACCACCTAAACTATTCAATAAGGCACGGAACTAAAATCGTGATTTCAACGTCAAAGAAGGGGGGATTATTTGAATTGATCAATACAgtcacaaattcaaaacaacGTACAGGGCAAAGACAAAATTAATTTGCAATTTCTCAtgttttccaaaaaagaaaaagataaaagaaacaCATCCAGACCTAGTTAACGCAATCCTAGCCTAATTCCCAATAGAATCCTCCACGGGAACCAACGCGAAACTTAAATTCGAAGCAAAACGCGTAAAAATCCGCTTCTTTGTGAACTGAAGGGGTACTAATTTCCGAAATCTAGAAAAATGGAGATCAAGAGCGATTAAAGGGgatttctctttcctttctaaatgaaaaaggagagaaggaagagaaacataatcaaaatacTTTTAGAACAAAAAGGAGAGAAGCAGACGGAAAGGGCGCCCACCTATGGTGAGGGTGgtgttgctgttgctgctgctgctggtgCGTCTCGGCTGCTTGATGTTGCCGATGCTGCTGTTGATTGCTGATCGCTTATCGCGTTGAGTTCTGTTTTTTCGTTTGATTCCCTAAGTTGGCGATGGTTTTTATGAATGAACCTTATTTGCTttggaaaagaaggaaaactcTGGTTGCAATCGGCTGGGGGAAGCGCCGCACAGTCGGTGTCTATGTGGAAAAATGAAACGATTCGTTTCATTCATTTTAATCAAAACAGTGCTTTCGTCTTCCTCCCTCGTTTCTATTTTTCCCTTCTCCTCCCGGGTTTCCCTTCTCCTTCGCTGAGTTTCCTTCCTCCCACGTAGCCTTACAAATATTAGGGactttttcttcctccctcgTTTCGATTTGTAAAGGAAACAACATCGTTACCACGCTGCCGACTCAAAGGGTCTGACCCAAGACCCAATTACAAGCTATCAAGAAACGAAATCCATCTACAAAATGTCGGGCTGTCCTTGAAGCTTTTTTCCTTCACATTCCTGGCAAAGCCGCAACTCTTTTCTTGAAGCTTTTCTGGGAATTCAGAAATAGT from Juglans regia cultivar Chandler chromosome 4, Walnut 2.0, whole genome shotgun sequence encodes:
- the LOC109004741 gene encoding cytochrome c oxidase assembly factor 5; the encoded protein is MSKSCKGLAMELVKCLSESDCVKVEKRSYRECAGEKSPSIASECVGLRETYFNCKRGQVDMRARIRGNKGY